The Bacillota bacterium genome includes the window ACGAAGCCGCTCGTATTGATGGAGCTTCAGAATGGCAGCTGTTTCGGTATATCACCCTTCCTATGTTGAAGCCGCTAATAGCCCTTGTTTTAGTTATGCGGACAATGGACACTTTGAAGGTATTTGACATCATTTTCATATTAACCAAAGGCGGTCCCGGGATGGCCACAGAAACCATAGGGCTTTTTACTTACAAGATGGGGTTCAACTATTTCCGTATGGGCCCAGCGATGGCACTTTCATTTCTAACTCTTATTATGCTTGTAGTTATTACCGGCTCTCTCCTCAAATTGTGGGGTCAAGATAAAGGAATCGAGGTCTCGTAATATGGAGAAAACTCTAGTTAGGAATAAAAGCATATTTATTTACGTTGAGTGGCTGATCGTATTTATTTTTCTCGCATGGACCCTGCTTCCTATCTTCTGGATTGTACTAACCTCATTCAAAGAAACCGTTGACATATTTACGGTGCCACCGAAGATAGTCTTCAGACCTACACTCTCCAACTACATTCGAGCTTTCATCAGGGGGAATTTCTCTGCCTATTTCGTAAATAGCTTAATTATAGCGGTCAGTTCTGCGTTTCTATCAGTATTACTTGGTTCCATGGCGGGCTATTCTCTAGCTCGTTTTAGGGTATACAGGAAGGGATTAATTGCTGTCTTGATTCTGTTCGCCCGGATGGTTCCGGCAATTGTCCTTGTCATTCCACTATTCAATTTAATGAAGAATATGGGGCTTCTTGACAGCCTCATGAGTGTTATAATTGCTCATACTACTTTCAATCTTCCGTTTGTAACCTGGATGATGAGGGGTTTTTTTCAAGAACTTCCCGCAGAATTGGAGGAGGCCGCAACTGTTGATGGATGTTCTAGAACACAGGCGTTTCTCAGGGTGGCCTTACCCCTCACCGCTCCCGGTTTAGCAGCTACCACAATCCTTGCCCTACTCCTATCGTGGAACGAGTTTTTGTTCGCATTGGTTCTCACATCGGTTAGAACAAGGACGCTTCCCGTAGCTGTTTCAGGCTTTATTGGTGCGGTATCCGTTGATTGGGGTGGCAGCACGGCAGCAGCTACTGTAATTATGACTCCCATGGTTATAGCAGGGTTGATCGTACAAAAACATTTAGTTCGCGGTTTAACTATGGGAGCTATTAAAGGGTAGATTGGGTTGAATACTTGGGTGTACGAATTGTATGCTCGGAGGAGGGAAGCTAGATGATGTTTCCGAAGAGCGAGATTGGTAATTATAACATCAGTAGACTAATATGCGGGACTAATTGTTTTCTGGGCTTTTCGCATTTTAGTGGTGCCCGTGATGCTTGGCTCAAGAGGTTCTTTGATATTGACCATATAGTTGAGGTTCTTGAGGCCTGTTCACGCCAAGGAATTAATGCCATCCTGGGGCCAGCTGATCAAAAGCTGGCTACCGCTTTAAAAGAACATGAAGCAAGAACTGGACGGCATATGTACTGGATAGCTACTACATATGGTAGACGCTCTATAGATGATGAAAAGAAGACTTTGGAATGGCTGCGAGAGCAGGGGGCTGAATTTGGGTTAATTTTCGCAGGTTACGTCGACGCGAACCTCATTACATCGAGAAAAGAGGTTGAAGGTTTGAGGACGTTACTGAATTTTTCGCGCCAATTAGGTCTGGTGCCCGGAGTAAGCACACATCGGCCTGAAACTATTAATGTTTGCGACGAGGCAGGATATGATATAGATGTTTATGTTTTACCATTAAATGTATTAGGCTTTATGTCCCCGGTTGAGACAAACTGGATAGCCAGGATCATTCGCGATACTCCAAAGTCAGTAGTTACCATTAAACCCCTCGCATCAGGTAGAGTGATGCCTGAGGATGGATTGAGATTTGTCTATGCTTCAATAAAGTCAACGGATTGTGTCGCAGTAGGTTTGATGAGCCCGGAGGAAGTCGAGGACGACATAGCTGTCGCCAGGCAAATTCTCTTAGGTGAGGGTACAGATAGAATTCTTTTACACACGCCTAGCAAATCTACCCTCAAGTAGACCCTATGCTGTAGTGTGGCGCGACAGTCAATGAAACTGCCATCTATGGAATTTGTAAGTGAATTATTTTAGGGGTTATCTCCTTACTGGTTTTGAACAGTTTTGAGGCAAATTCCAGGGTGGCGACCCCTTAATATTGCGGGTTTCAGGGCTTAAAGGGTAGGTATTTTTCAAAATTCTGTAGTATAATGTAAGTGCCATGTACTTGAGGACTGTTAAACGCAAACGAAAAGACGGCTCGTCTGTCGAGTACGTCCAGCTCGCTCACAACCACCGTGATCCCAAAACGGGTCTCCCAAGGGCTGAGGTGCTTTACACCTTTGGTCGTAAGGAAGACCTTGACCTCGATGCCTTACGCAGGCTTGTAAAGAGTATCAGCCGGTTTCTCGAACCCGAGGATGTCGAACAGATCCAGAAACAACTTGGGGAAGAATGGCCATTTGAGTTCCTGGGTTCGCGTCAGTTGGGAGGTAGCTGGTTTCTGGACAGGCTCTGGCATAAACTCGGCATCAGAAGCGCTTTAGAGCATCTTCTCAAGAGCCGTAACTACCACCGACCTATCAAACGCCTCATCTTTACCATGGTGGCTAACCGGGCATTGAATCCCAGTAGCAAGCTTGCCATGGAGTCATGGGTTGCTAATGAAGTGCTAATAGACGGGCTACCCGAGGTTGAGGTTCATCAACTCTACCAGGCCATGGACTTCCTGCTCGAATCCTCTTGTGAGATCCAACACGATGTATTCTTCTCTGTTGCCAACCTGTTCAATCTCGAAGTGTATATCCTCTTTCTGAATACCACCACCACATACTTCGAGATAGAGGGCGAAGATGAGGACATATACGGGGAAA containing:
- a CDS encoding carbohydrate ABC transporter permease, whose translation is MEKTLVRNKSIFIYVEWLIVFIFLAWTLLPIFWIVLTSFKETVDIFTVPPKIVFRPTLSNYIRAFIRGNFSAYFVNSLIIAVSSAFLSVLLGSMAGYSLARFRVYRKGLIAVLILFARMVPAIVLVIPLFNLMKNMGLLDSLMSVIIAHTTFNLPFVTWMMRGFFQELPAELEEAATVDGCSRTQAFLRVALPLTAPGLAATTILALLLSWNEFLFALVLTSVRTRTLPVAVSGFIGAVSVDWGGSTAAATVIMTPMVIAGLIVQKHLVRGLTMGAIKG